One Vespa crabro chromosome 1, iyVesCrab1.2, whole genome shotgun sequence genomic region harbors:
- the LOC124423554 gene encoding major royal jelly protein 1-like — translation MKLSFQLLLPFLWISLSSQELLYKWRYIDFDWYCESQKNEYIKKGLYIKNASVPIDTLITNGRIFITIPRSKGVPASLGTLNTQKQNGGGPLVRPYPSWEWARNIQDCYNTIIGVYRIDLDDCGRLWVLDNGKIGEEQKCPPKILAFDLKTDRLMVRKEIPNKYAFNSNGNGNLVTPLVKTSGKQCEKITMYMADVEGYGLVIWRGGNNFQRFDSPDFAANKKLSNFTLNNDTFYLTDGLIGLALYENENKKDSKLYCSSLASYNMYHIPVNSLEQSTDGKINIQQDKGDVHFRKVPIVIKKNIMFFCTLEYNDLRMWDINTKFTEKNVKIIKKDDNLLQFVSGLKILKDPNNTSKSTIIYGLSNKYQKVASGTLSLNEINYQIFKYELN, via the exons ATGAAGTTGTCATTTCAATTGTTGTTACCATTCCTTTGGATATCCTTGTCTTCACAAGAATTATTGTACAAATGGAGATATATAGATTTTGATTGGTATTGTGAGAGTCAAAAGAACGAATACATCAAAAaaggattatatataaaaaatgcttCAGTACCTATCGACACATTGATTACAA ATGGCCGAATATTTATTACCATACCACGTTCGAAAGGAGTACCTGCCAGTTTAGGAACCCTTAATACACAGAAACAAAATGGTGGAGGTCCTTTAGTTCGACCATATCCAAGTTGGGAATGGGCACGTAATATACAAGATTGTTATAACACTATCATCGGTGTTTATAGAATAGAT TTGGACGATTGCGGTAGATTATGGGTTTTGGACAATGGAAAGATTGGAGAAGAACAAAAGTGTCCACCTAAGATTTTAGCGTTTGATTTAAAAACTGATAGGTTGATGGTACGGAAAGAGATTCCCAATAAATATGCTTTTAATAGCAATGGTAATGGAAATTTAGTAACACCTTTGGTGAAAACTTCAGGCAAACAATGTGAGAAGATAACG ATGTACATGGCGGATGTAGAGGGCTATGGATTAGTAATATGGAGAGGAGGcaataattttcaaagatttgaTTCACCAGATTTCGCGGCTAATAAAAAGCTAtcaaattttacattaaacaatgatactttttatttaaccGATGGTCTAATCGGTTTGGCATTGtatgaaaacgaaaataaaa aggATAGTAAATTATACTGTAGTTCATTGGCTTCTTATAATATGTACCATATACCAGTGAATTCATTGGAACAAAGTACTGatggaaaaattaatatacagcAAGATAAGGGTGACGTTCATTTTCGCAAAGTACcaatagttataaaaaaaaatattatgtttttttgtACTTTAGAATATAATGATTTGAGAATGTGGGATATAAACACAAAATTCACCGAAAAGAATGTG aaaataataaagaaggacgataatttattacaatttgttAGCggcttgaaaattttaaaggatCCTAATAATACTTCGAAATCTACGATCATCTATGGACTGtcgaataaatatcaaaaagtaGCAAGTGGTACACTATCTTTGAATGAAATCAATTATCAGATTTTCAAATATGAATTGAATTAA
- the LOC124426623 gene encoding DNA (cytosine-5)-methyltransferase 1-like, producing MLSTIVSNGDNSEKENHPEIENLNGHRLSLKRSIYKENNINEINSHIEKNHEINIKDIENSCVPLSINNALCDAGNDRKKLRSGKYVSDKNMLSPSRNKKNINKSEKLQAYWKRFTKQTSSEEPIINNEQKSFESFESKNESTPESIIKIQSIESNETVNDESDNISKKPKHEDNNHNITEMKPQIKKSLDIPQKCEYCRQKLIPDEMKLYQGHPNGAVEEFIALTDPRLSLFTGEEAIIHESDERPQNKLTYFSVYDKNGHLCPFDTGLIEKNVVLYFSGYMKAIYEESACLEGGVPTKDMGPINEWWVSGFDGGELALIGFTTPFAEYILMEPSEAYAPFMDSIRQKIYMSKIIIEFLLDEINPTYEDLLNKLQTIVPPKGLSKFTEDALLRHAQFICDQVISFDASAGPEDTLLITNACMRALVSLAGVTVGKKAAMRRVQQKHQKVKKPSWTKATTTNLVNDTFETFFTDQLAKDDENNVIGPRRHRCGVCEACQQSDCGTCIACKDMTKFGGSGKNKQACVRRRCPNMAIQEADDSDLEDDELADIIIEDTKITQKMILKAFKHVDKKIEWIGPPVAEDGRRTFYEAVKLIDEEIRANDCVLIESSDPTVPLQIAKVIYMWQDKNGAKLCHANWFRRGSDTVLGETSDPLELFALDECDNIPFTSIKCKTTVIYKRKPTDWSELGNSDRALENEVKDEKSFFYQKRYTSETARFEDPALDSICPRKDISHRFCPACVRFTDLQCYYTPKVFEFIEERNNKEVIYGVVKYKGEEFRVGSAVFLSPSAIKFKYTITSHTILKPKKGKVDEDMYPEYYRKSSEHVKGSNYDTPEPFHIGYINTIYVTTTNKLVASSDIWIKVNKLYRPENTHKGLNLMHQADVNMLFWSDEVCNVRFSEVTGKCYLIYSENLDKSLQEWSSEGPYRFYFTQAYNASEKTFDEPSYQASNIGKIGKGKGKGKGKKSENSETKKFIDKPIDYNKIDKPLRTLDLFAGCGGLSEGLHQAGIAENKWAVEKEDAAACAYKLNNPKAIVFSEDCNILLRRVINGEICDDNAQQLPQKGEVELLCGGPPCQGFSGMNRFNSRQYSLFKNSLVVSCLSWCDYYRPKFFIMENVRNFVSFKRSMVLKLTLRCLVRMGYQCTFGILQAGNYGIPQTRRRLIILAAAPGEMLPKYPEPTHVFSKRACRLSVIVDNKKYSSNCDWTESAPYRTISVRDAMSDLPNIRNGWNQEEMSYGDEPISYFQRKMRKVQDSILRDHICKDMAPLVEARIAHIPTASGSDWRDLPNIIVRLSDGTYSKKLEYTHHDKKAGKSSTGAYRGVCSCCSGKTCDPIDRQYNTLIPWCLPHTANRHNHWAGLYGRLEWDGFFGTTITNPEPMGKQGRVLHPEQTRVVSVRECARSQGFPDSFRFYGNILDKHRQVGNAVPPPLGTAIGQEIKKCLKNKDVTIPSLVREDIEDKEFKYEPILD from the exons ATGTTATCAACTATCGTTTCTAATGGAGATAATAGTGAAAAGGAAAATCATCCAGAAATTGAAAATCTTAATGGTCATAGATTGTCATTGAAAAGAAGTATTTACAaggagaataatattaatgagataaattcgcatatagaaaagaatcacgaaattaatattaaagatattgaaaACAGTTGTGTGCCGCTCTCTATCAACAATGCATTATGTGATGCAGGTAATGATAGGAAAAAGCTACGTAGTGGAAAATATGTCAGTGATAAAAATATGCTCAGTCCAagtaggaataaaaagaatattaataaaagtgaaaaattacAAGCCTATTGGAAAAGGTTTACCAAGCAAACAAGTTCAGAAGAacctataataaataatgaacaaaaatcttttgaatcttttgaaagtaaaaatgaaTCAACTCCTGAATCTATCATTAAGATACAAAGTATAGAATCCAATGAAACTGTAAATGATGAAtctgataatatttctaaaaaaccTAAGCACgaggataataaccataatataaCTGAAATGAAGccacaaattaaaaaaagtttaGATATACCGCAAAAGTGTGAATATTGTCGTCAAAAATTAATTCCGGATGAAATGAAGTTGTACCAGGGTCATCCTAATGGAGCTGTAGAAGAATTTATCGCTTTGACTGATCCaagattatctttatttacggGAGAAGAGGCTATCATACATGAAAGTGATGAAAGGCCACAAAACAAATTAACATATTTTAG tGTGTATGACAAAAATGGTCACTTGTGTCCTTTTGATACTGGtttgattgaaaaaaatgtagtattatatttctctgGATATATGAAAGCTATTTATGAAGAAAGTGCATGTCTAGAAGGAGGAGTTCCTACAAAGGATATGGGACCAATAAATGAATGGTGGGTTTCTGGATTTGATGGAGGAGAATTAGCTCTTATAGGCTTTACCACACCATTCGCAGAATACATTTTAATGGAACCTTCTGAAGCATATGCACCTTTTATGGATAGTATAAGACAAAAGATCTATATGagcaaaattattatagaatttttattagatgAAATCAATCCAACTTATGAGGACTTATTAAACAAACTTCAG aCTATAGTACCACCAAAAGGTTTATCTAAGTTTACGGAAGATGCTTTACTTCGACATGCACAGTTTATCTGTGATCAAGTTATTTCTTTCGATGCTTCAGCTGGACCAGAagatacattattaattacaaatgcGTGTATGAGAGCTTTAGTATCTTTGGCTGGTGTAACGGTTGGTAAAAAAGCTGCAATGCGTAGAGTACAACAGAAGCATCAAAAAGTGAAAAAGCCTAGTTGGACcaaagcaacaacaacaaatttGGTTAACGATACgtttgaaacatttttcacTGATCAATTAGCAAAGgatgatgaaaataatgtgatt GGTCCTAGGAGACATAGATGTGGAGTATGTGAAGCTTGCCAACAATCTGATTGTGGAACTTGCATTGCGTGTAAGGATATGACGAAGTTTGGTGGATCTGGTAAAAATAAACAAGCATGTGTTAGGAGAAGATGTCCAAATATGGCCATTCaa GAAGCAGATGACTCTGATCTTGAAGATGATGAGTtagctgatattattatagaagatACAAAAATTACTCAAAAAATGATTCTTAAAGCATTCAAAcatgttgataaaaaaatagaatggaTAGGACCACCTGTTGCAGAGGATGGTAGAAGAACATTTTATGAAGcagtaaaattaatagatgAAGAAATTCGAGCAAATGATTGTGTCCTCATTGAATCAAGTGATCCTACTGTTCCATTACAAATTGccaaagttatatatatgtggcaAGATAAAAACGGTGCTAAACTATGTCATGCAAATTGGTTTCGCAGAGGTAGTGACACAGTTCTTGGTGAAACATCTGATCCCTTAGAATTATTTGCACTGGATGAATGTGATAATATACCATTCACCTCTATCAAATGTAAAACCACTGTTATCTATAAAAGGAAACCAACGGATTGGTCTGAATTag GTAATTCAGATCGAGCATTAGAAAATGAAGTCAAAGATGAAAAATCATTCTTTTATCAAAAACGATATACTTCTGAAACTGCCCGATTTGAAGATCCTGCTCTAGATTCTATTTGTCCGCGAAAGGATATTAGTCATCGCTTTTGTCCTGCGTGTGTACGTTTTACTGACTTGCAATGTTATTATACACCCAAG gttttcgaatttatagaggaaagaaataacaaagaagTGATCTATGGTGTAGTTAAATATAAAGGTGAAGAATTTAGAGTTGGAAGTGCAGTATTTTTATCACCAAGTgctataaaatttaaatatacaatcACAAGTCATACTATATTAAAgccaaaaaaaggaaaggtagATGAAGATATGTATCcggaatattatcgaaaatcatCAGAACACGTAAAGGGTTCAAATTATGATACGCCTGAACCTTTTCATAttggatatataaatacaatatatgttactactactaataaatTAGTTGCTTCTTCTGATATCTggattaaagtaaataaattgtatagaCCAGAGAATACACACAAAGGCCTTAATTTAATGCATCAAGCTGATGTAAACATGTTATTTTGGAGCGATGAAg TGTGTAATGTGAGATTCTCTGAAGTAACTGGAAAATGCTATTTGATTTATTCAGAAAATTTGGATAAGTCGTTACAAGAATGGTCTTCAGAAGGTccatatcgtttttattttacacaAGCTTACAATGCTTCAGAAAAAACATTTGATGAACCATCCTATCAGGCTAGTAATATTGGTAAAATCGGTAAAGGCAAGGGTAAAGGAAAGGGTAAAAAATCAGAGAATAGTGAAACAAAGAAGTTTATTGACAAACCtattgattataacaaaatagaTAAACCATTGAGAACTTTAGATCTCTTTGCTGGTTGTGGTG gTTTATCCGAAGGATTACATCAAGCTGGTATAGCTGAAAATAAATGGGCtgtggaaaaagaagatgctGCAGCATGCGCATATAAACTTAATAATCCTAAGGCAATTGTATTTTCTGAAGACTGTAATATATTGCTTCGAAGAGTTATAAAT ggTGAAATTTGTGATGATAATGCACAACAATTACCTCAAAAAGGTGAAGTGGAACTTTTATGTGGTGGGCCACCTTGTCAGGGATTCAGTGGCATGAATCGATTCAATTCACGTCAATATTCTTTGTTCAAAAATTCTTTAGTGGTATCCTGCTTATCTTGGTGCGATTATTATAGaccgaaattttttataatggaaaatgttcgaaatttcgtttcatttaaaaGAAGTATGGTGCTTAAACTTACTTTAAGATGTCTCGTTCGAATGGGTTATCAGTGTACATTTGGTATCCTTCAAGCTGGAAATTATGGTATTCCACAAACGAGAAGAAG attaattattttggCGGCAGCTCCTGGAGAAATGCTTCCTAAATATCCAGAACCAACACATGTATTTAGCAAACGTGCGTGTCGTTTGAGTGTCATTGTTGATAACAAAAAA tATTCTTCAAATTGTGATTGGACAGAATCGGCTCCTTACAGAACAATTAGTGTTCGTGATGCTATGTCTGATCTACCTAATATTAGGAATGGGTGGAATCAAGAAGAAATGTCTTATGGGGATGAACCAATTTCATATTTccaaagaaaa ATGAGAAAAGTACAAGATTCAATTCTAAGGGATCATATATGTAAAGACATGGCACCACTCGTAGAAGCAAGAATAGCACATATTCCTACTGCAAGTGGTTCTGATTGGCGTGATTTGCCTAATATCATAGTTCGTTTAAGTGATGGCACATACtcaaaaaaatt AGAATATACTCATCATGATAAGAAAGCAGGCAAAAGTTCAACTGGTGCATACCGTGGTGTATGCAGTTGTTGTTCTGGCAAAACGTGTGATCCTATAGACAGAcaatataatactttaattCCATGGTGTTTACCACATACTGCAAATCGTCATAATCATTGGGCAGGTTTATATGGACGATTAGAATGGGATGGATTTTTTGGTACGACCATTACGAATCCAGAACCTATGGGAAAACAG GGTCGCGTTTTACATCCAGAACAAACTCGAGTAGTAAGTGTAAGGGAATGTGCGAGATCACAAGGATTCCCTGattcatttcgtttttatgGCAATATATTAGATAAACATCGACAAGTTGGCAATGCCGTCCCACCACCATTAGGTACAGCAATAGgtcaggaaataaaaaagtgttTAAAGAACAAGGATGTAACAATCCCATCGTTAGTAAGAGAGGACATAGAAGATAAGGAATTCAAATATGAACCTATCTTGGACTAA